A single genomic interval of Candidatus Bathyanammoxibius amoris harbors:
- a CDS encoding thioredoxin domain-containing protein, with protein MSTLHSVILLSVVIAGGLNGVTPLCAGEQGRPAPVQQEENRLAESASPYLRSARFQAIDWHEYGEEAFALAKKLDLPILLDIGAIWCHWCHVMDEETYEDPEVAGLINKYFVAIKVDMDERPDIDRWYQTAVSTITGQGGWPLTAFLTPDGKVFFAGTYFPADDQLGLTGLKSLLPRIANYYREHKGEVLAQAEQHHQFALVQKDAGLRTGEPSPGLLDAIAGRITGEFDGDFGGFGTGAKFPSETGVEFALWRAFVNGDAGLQGLTLKTLDAMTEGGIRDHIRGGFFRYTMDREWRVPHFEKMSYVNSGMLRNLVHAYAATGSEAYKEAAEETLDYINREASDSRFGGFYASQDADAGRGDDGDYYTWTAAEVDAALTSLEAGAIKYYYGIEAQGEMRHNPARNVLRISATPEDVAGELNIPVKEVYSVIDNGRRKLFESRNASPTPFVDRNKYSSQNGMMISAYLEAYKFLGRKDIMDDALKALDFLLMNSYRRGRGVFHTYYQTEARAPGFLDDNIQMSMACLNAYEVTGYRFYLGVAEDIMEFCLDNFWDNEGGGFFDTARARDNLARKSYEDVPTPAANAVAVMVLDRLYYMTREEEYRESSERTLRAFAGSAEASGHFASTYALALAYHINPPPHAVIIGKMDAPDTLLLLGSALAAYRPGKIVTLHDPTDVSELPYPASSDGTAVAYVCIPLSYCAPPTHEEARVAELLKTLGVE; from the coding sequence TCAGGAGCGCCCGGTTCCAGGCAATAGACTGGCACGAATACGGCGAAGAGGCCTTCGCACTGGCGAAGAAACTGGACCTGCCCATACTGCTTGACATAGGTGCCATATGGTGCCACTGGTGCCACGTGATGGACGAGGAGACGTATGAGGACCCGGAGGTGGCCGGGCTGATCAACAAATACTTTGTGGCAATCAAGGTTGATATGGATGAGCGGCCGGACATAGACCGCTGGTATCAGACCGCCGTGAGTACCATCACCGGACAGGGCGGCTGGCCGCTTACCGCGTTTCTTACCCCTGACGGCAAGGTCTTTTTCGCCGGCACGTACTTTCCCGCGGATGACCAGTTGGGGCTTACGGGCCTAAAATCCCTGCTCCCCAGGATTGCGAATTATTACAGGGAACATAAAGGTGAGGTTCTGGCGCAGGCGGAACAACACCATCAGTTCGCCCTTGTGCAAAAGGACGCCGGGTTAAGGACCGGCGAACCATCTCCCGGGCTCCTGGATGCCATTGCGGGAAGGATTACCGGGGAATTTGACGGCGATTTCGGCGGGTTTGGTACGGGCGCGAAGTTTCCGAGCGAGACAGGGGTGGAGTTTGCCCTCTGGAGGGCCTTTGTTAACGGTGATGCGGGGCTACAAGGGCTGACCCTGAAGACACTCGATGCCATGACGGAAGGAGGTATCAGAGACCACATCAGGGGCGGCTTCTTCCGATACACAATGGACAGGGAGTGGCGCGTGCCGCACTTTGAAAAGATGTCCTACGTGAACTCCGGTATGCTAAGAAATCTCGTCCATGCCTATGCCGCCACGGGCAGTGAAGCCTACAAAGAGGCCGCGGAAGAGACGCTGGACTACATAAACCGTGAGGCGTCTGACAGCAGGTTCGGCGGGTTTTATGCCTCTCAGGATGCGGACGCCGGCAGGGGGGATGACGGTGATTATTACACGTGGACGGCCGCAGAGGTGGACGCCGCGCTGACCTCTCTGGAGGCCGGGGCGATTAAGTATTACTACGGGATAGAGGCGCAGGGAGAGATGCGGCACAACCCCGCCAGGAACGTACTGCGGATATCTGCCACGCCGGAGGACGTGGCAGGTGAGCTGAACATACCGGTCAAAGAGGTGTATTCTGTCATAGACAATGGCCGCAGGAAATTGTTTGAATCAAGGAATGCCTCCCCCACGCCGTTTGTTGACAGGAACAAGTACAGTTCTCAGAACGGGATGATGATTTCGGCATATCTGGAGGCATATAAGTTTCTCGGCCGTAAAGATATAATGGACGACGCGCTGAAGGCACTGGATTTCTTATTAATGAACTCCTACAGGAGGGGGAGAGGGGTCTTTCACACGTACTATCAGACAGAGGCGCGTGCACCGGGTTTTCTGGATGATAATATACAGATGTCTATGGCCTGTCTTAACGCCTATGAGGTCACGGGCTACAGGTTCTATCTTGGGGTGGCAGAGGATATCATGGAATTTTGTCTCGACAATTTCTGGGATAATGAAGGCGGGGGTTTCTTTGACACGGCCCGTGCCCGGGATAATCTCGCGCGTAAGTCGTATGAAGACGTGCCGACGCCTGCGGCAAATGCGGTGGCTGTAATGGTGTTGGACAGGCTGTATTACATGACGCGCGAGGAGGAATACCGTGAGAGTTCGGAGCGCACACTCAGGGCCTTCGCCGGGTCTGCCGAGGCATCCGGCCATTTTGCCTCTACCTACGCTCTGGCCCTTGCCTACCACATAAACCCTCCGCCCCACGCGGTTATAATTGGGAAGATGGACGCCCCGGACACGTTACTGCTTCTGGGATCTGCTCTAGCGGCTTACCGGCCGGGGAAGATAGTCACCCTGCACGACCCCACAGACGTATCTGAACTGCCCTACCCGGCGAGCAGCGACGGCACGGCGGTGGCCTATGTCTGTATACCGCTCAGTTACTGCGCACCCCCCACGCATGAAGAGGCGCGGGTGGCGGAGTTATTAAAGACCCTGGGGGTGGAGTAG
- a CDS encoding diguanylate cyclase, whose amino-acid sequence MKKSIRTHFALLFALLSLAPVAIIFAIYSPGVIRDLNVRGIQDLHTLGSGHRSVISLWIKEKTQDAERIALSRQVLTALKEPQQGREGLSGFLHFNLKELGLSGIYVFDREGELVASEGKGGDTGPPEDVKRLLEDVREGTSVRWADLHKPGNVNNKHLAPFLTTPVLAGSDAVGTVVVHLDLCELRGVLANIVGKREGCSYLIDKEGNILTCLILDPAGSYLKSVGNKPVDPRTGKPTLAVSACVSGRTGFSLQPYANNEGEDVMGAWGWLPELDAGVILELSAQEIYGAASMVKRRLWPLLLVITLGVIVVSVFIGRKVSEPVLSLTETAKKIAAGDLEERTSVKSQDELGELSESLNTMVESLRREHAALEDANKKLAAALAIDSLTGLYNHQRFMEMIDAEHRRAGRYNLPLCLLMVDIDNFKLINDTHGHPFGDFVLKELAHLIRNSIRDTDIAYRYGGEEFAVILPSTGLDGGYAVAEKLREEAAGHVFKKSGLVTRLTLTVGISSLEGESIKTGKDMIKHADKAMYEGKLKGKNTVVSWSESIILERLISKEEAKSTEHYRKRFLSTADTAKRSYMEAATGLIKTLEAKDGFSATHSYLVAAYVVEFAEELGLSKEDTEVIKNSAILHDIGKIAMPSFILVKKDKLTEEEYGRLKIHAEESVRMLKDTGFLQKELPIILHHQEWFNGEGYPHGLKLAAIPLGARLLAVCDAYAAMTSKRPYRKRLSSKHAFEELRKGAGTQFDPDLIEPFIRMVEKFIASTRRIHIPQLNKTVDIA is encoded by the coding sequence ATGAAGAAATCCATAAGGACACACTTTGCGCTGCTTTTCGCCCTGCTGTCTCTGGCCCCGGTCGCAATAATCTTTGCCATCTACAGCCCCGGGGTTATAAGGGATTTGAACGTCAGGGGCATCCAGGACCTCCATACCCTGGGCAGTGGTCACCGCAGTGTCATCTCCCTGTGGATTAAGGAAAAGACACAGGATGCGGAGCGCATCGCCCTTTCCCGCCAGGTCCTCACGGCCCTTAAGGAACCGCAACAGGGCCGGGAAGGACTCTCCGGGTTCCTGCATTTTAACCTGAAAGAGCTCGGTTTATCGGGGATTTATGTCTTTGACAGAGAGGGCGAGCTCGTGGCCTCAGAGGGAAAAGGCGGAGATACCGGTCCACCGGAAGACGTAAAACGGCTCCTCGAAGACGTCCGGGAAGGCACGTCTGTAAGATGGGCGGACCTGCATAAGCCGGGAAATGTGAACAACAAGCATCTAGCCCCTTTTTTGACGACTCCCGTACTCGCAGGGTCGGATGCCGTGGGGACCGTGGTCGTACACCTCGATCTCTGCGAGTTAAGAGGGGTGTTGGCGAACATAGTCGGTAAAAGGGAAGGTTGCAGTTACCTTATCGACAAAGAAGGCAATATACTAACCTGCCTCATACTAGACCCTGCCGGTTCATACCTTAAAAGTGTGGGCAACAAACCGGTTGACCCCCGGACGGGGAAACCCACGCTGGCAGTAAGCGCCTGCGTCTCCGGCCGGACGGGTTTTTCCCTGCAGCCTTACGCCAACAATGAAGGGGAAGACGTAATGGGTGCGTGGGGATGGCTGCCGGAACTGGACGCGGGGGTAATACTGGAGTTGAGCGCGCAGGAGATATATGGAGCGGCCTCAATGGTCAAGAGAAGGCTGTGGCCCCTCCTGCTGGTAATTACTCTGGGTGTAATCGTGGTATCGGTATTTATAGGCCGCAAGGTCTCGGAGCCCGTACTCTCTCTGACAGAAACGGCAAAGAAAATAGCCGCGGGCGACCTGGAAGAACGCACCTCGGTAAAATCGCAGGATGAGCTCGGCGAGCTGTCGGAAAGCCTCAACACCATGGTCGAATCTTTGCGGAGAGAACATGCCGCGCTTGAAGATGCCAACAAGAAACTTGCCGCGGCCCTGGCAATAGACAGCCTTACCGGACTCTACAACCATCAGCGCTTTATGGAGATGATAGACGCAGAGCACCGGCGGGCCGGGCGTTACAACCTTCCCCTGTGCCTGTTAATGGTGGATATTGACAATTTTAAACTGATAAACGACACCCACGGCCATCCCTTTGGTGATTTTGTCCTGAAAGAACTTGCTCACTTAATAAGAAACTCTATAAGAGATACCGATATTGCGTACAGATACGGTGGTGAGGAGTTTGCCGTCATCCTCCCCAGCACCGGCCTTGACGGCGGCTACGCGGTGGCGGAGAAGCTGAGGGAGGAAGCAGCCGGCCACGTCTTCAAGAAAAGTGGTTTGGTCACCAGGCTTACACTGACCGTGGGTATATCGTCCCTGGAAGGCGAAAGCATAAAAACCGGCAAAGATATGATAAAACATGCTGACAAGGCCATGTACGAGGGGAAATTAAAGGGGAAGAATACGGTTGTCTCCTGGAGTGAAAGTATAATCCTGGAAAGGCTCATTTCTAAAGAAGAGGCGAAATCCACGGAACACTACCGGAAGAGGTTCTTGTCAACTGCCGATACCGCCAAGAGGTCGTACATGGAGGCCGCCACCGGGCTGATAAAGACCCTGGAGGCAAAAGACGGTTTCTCCGCTACACACTCATACCTGGTGGCCGCCTACGTGGTAGAGTTTGCGGAAGAACTGGGACTTTCTAAAGAAGACACGGAAGTTATAAAAAACAGCGCCATCCTCCATGACATAGGCAAAATCGCCATGCCGTCTTTTATCTTGGTAAAGAAAGACAAGCTCACGGAAGAAGAATACGGTAGATTAAAGATACATGCCGAAGAAAGCGTGAGGATGCTAAAGGACACAGGCTTCCTGCAAAAAGAACTGCCCATAATCCTCCACCACCAGGAGTGGTTCAACGGAGAGGGTTATCCTCATGGATTAAAGTTGGCGGCTATCCCGCTGGGCGCAAGGCTGCTGGCCGTCTGTGATGCATATGCAGCGATGACCTCCAAGAGGCCCTATCGTAAGCGCCTGTCCTCTAAACATGCCTTTGAGGAACTGCGCAAGGGGGCGGGGACGCAGTTTGACCCCGACCTTATAGAACCGTTTATCCGGATGGTGGAAAAATTCATCGCCAGCACCAGACGCATCCACATCCCGCAGTTAAATAAGACGGTGGATATAGCGTAA
- a CDS encoding trypsin-like peptidase domain-containing protein has translation MKIVFVHLSGSKRGSTEVFTEARLNVGTDPGNELCFDPSIDRHAAPFHAEIVEQKDGKYLLRSRAAGISINNQRVEEVILHDGDMIEFGEGGPKVCFRAKSEEGPVGKPFREMLEDSVAMAREEHQGGLITTGSFLRELLWEAFTQSSLRFRMALGFGVLVALVLWSIIFYSSLSQRKLEKEVTHRLEKTAERIETLEARDAVAEMIIRNFSGGVCLIQGVYGFQTDKSVGPLNVPYEYTGSGFLIGMDGKILTNKHIAIPWWRRPGRYGPVEMGFTPEFKEFRAFFPGIEKSFPIKVERVSERMDLAIVSIDHGDKKLPILELDTNRDIVVGEPVVVIGYPAGISAILARVEKSVMDELVYTLGLDFLELADELSRRHLVRPLATQGHITGVLEDKVVFDAQTTIGGSGGPVIDRNGKVIAITYGIFTGFTGSNLAIPAKHVAELFETPAQTETKERPEMKEQTEVNTKAELERQTKITGR, from the coding sequence ATGAAGATAGTGTTTGTTCATCTCTCAGGCAGTAAGAGAGGCAGTACAGAGGTCTTCACCGAAGCTAGGCTGAATGTCGGCACAGACCCCGGAAACGAGCTGTGCTTCGACCCCTCCATTGACCGACACGCCGCACCCTTCCACGCCGAAATAGTAGAGCAGAAAGACGGTAAGTACCTGTTGAGGAGCAGGGCAGCCGGCATCTCCATAAACAATCAGCGGGTGGAGGAGGTTATACTCCACGACGGCGATATGATTGAATTTGGTGAGGGGGGCCCTAAGGTGTGCTTCAGGGCAAAAAGCGAAGAGGGGCCGGTGGGCAAGCCCTTCCGGGAAATGCTGGAGGACTCCGTCGCCATGGCCAGAGAGGAGCATCAGGGAGGACTCATTACTACCGGGTCCTTCTTAAGAGAACTACTGTGGGAGGCGTTTACGCAGTCTTCCCTGCGCTTCCGCATGGCGCTTGGATTTGGAGTACTGGTCGCCCTTGTACTATGGTCGATTATATTTTACAGCTCACTCTCACAGCGAAAGCTTGAGAAAGAGGTAACACACCGCCTGGAGAAAACCGCCGAGAGGATAGAGACACTGGAGGCCAGAGACGCTGTCGCCGAGATGATAATAAGGAACTTCAGCGGCGGCGTGTGTCTGATACAGGGCGTCTACGGTTTTCAAACAGATAAGTCCGTAGGCCCGTTAAACGTCCCCTACGAGTATACCGGCTCAGGTTTCTTGATTGGTATGGACGGTAAGATTCTGACCAATAAGCATATAGCCATACCCTGGTGGAGACGGCCCGGGCGGTACGGACCGGTGGAGATGGGTTTCACGCCAGAGTTCAAGGAGTTCAGGGCGTTTTTCCCGGGCATTGAGAAATCATTCCCCATTAAGGTGGAAAGGGTTTCAGAAAGAATGGACCTGGCTATAGTCAGTATCGACCACGGCGATAAAAAACTCCCAATACTGGAGCTGGACACCAACAGGGACATCGTTGTGGGCGAACCGGTAGTCGTTATAGGTTACCCTGCCGGGATAAGCGCCATTCTTGCCAGAGTCGAGAAGTCCGTAATGGATGAATTGGTTTATACCCTGGGGCTCGATTTCCTGGAGCTGGCCGATGAACTCTCAAGACGCCATCTGGTAAGGCCACTTGCCACGCAGGGACACATAACAGGCGTGCTGGAGGACAAGGTTGTGTTTGACGCCCAGACGACTATCGGTGGAAGTGGAGGGCCGGTTATTGACCGTAACGGCAAGGTGATAGCCATTACCTACGGCATCTTCACCGGCTTTACCGGCTCAAACCTTGCCATCCCTGCCAAACACGTAGCGGAACTCTTTGAAACTCCCGCGCAGACAGAGACAAAAGAGCGACCGGAGATGAAAGAACAGACAGAAGTAAACACAAAGGCTGAACTTGAAAGGCAGACAAAGATAACGGGCAGGTAA
- a CDS encoding heavy metal translocating P-type ATPase: MEKTLSLKIPEMDCPEEAKLLKKKFGGLKGVSSLDTFLLSKELRVSYDERHLSRDDIINAIKETGMSASPVGAPADQADQKKASDRDKRRQLALTGLSGLFVVSGLVLSLEGFTANITIPLYMCAMLTGGPRIAIKGLRAARELDLDINFLMTVAVIGAAAIGEWSEGAMVVFLFSLAQLLESRSLDRARNAIHSLMDLSPREALVKRNGEEVVLPVEDVWLGDIVLVKPSERIPLDGIVTDGYSYVNQAPITGESTPVKKYLGQEVFAGTINKDGALEFRVNHLAKDTTLAHIAHLVEECQSQRAPFQSFVEKFVRVYTPTVITLAILVATVPPLVMGTAFSPWVYKGLVLLVISCPCALVIATPVSLLSGITCAARNGVLIKGGMHLEEAGQIKAIAFDKTGTLTRGIPEVIDVLPLAADSISRDRLLSIAASIELRSEHHLGSAIVRTARRGDIKLMEPTVFQAIPGKGAFADIEGKRYYIGNMKLFRDLGTPISHVESKLSGLQTQGKTVMLVGEAGGLLGIITVADEVRKSGIKALPELKQNGINKILMLTGDNNGTAKVIAGRLAVDEYFAELMPEDKVTAVRECIKKYGKTAMVGDGVNDAPAMAAATLGIAMGTAGTDTALETADIALMSDDLSKLPFAFGLSRRTLGVIKENIAFALIIKAVFLGLIIPGWTTLWMAVGADMGASLLVIFNGLRLLRYNYR; this comes from the coding sequence ATGGAAAAAACGCTTTCACTGAAAATCCCTGAAATGGACTGTCCCGAAGAGGCCAAGCTGCTGAAGAAGAAGTTCGGGGGCCTGAAGGGGGTGAGCAGTCTTGACACCTTCCTGCTGTCCAAGGAATTGAGGGTCAGTTACGACGAACGGCACCTGAGCAGGGACGACATCATAAATGCGATAAAAGAGACCGGTATGAGTGCCAGCCCGGTCGGCGCGCCCGCTGACCAGGCTGACCAGAAAAAAGCAAGCGACCGCGACAAGAGGCGGCAACTGGCGCTCACGGGACTCTCCGGGCTCTTTGTGGTATCGGGGCTGGTACTGTCTCTTGAGGGCTTTACCGCAAACATAACCATACCGTTATATATGTGCGCCATGCTCACCGGCGGGCCGCGTATAGCAATAAAGGGGTTAAGGGCGGCCCGGGAGCTTGACCTCGACATCAACTTTCTCATGACCGTCGCGGTCATTGGCGCCGCGGCCATAGGTGAGTGGAGCGAGGGCGCGATGGTGGTCTTCCTGTTCTCGCTGGCCCAGTTACTCGAATCGCGCAGCCTCGACAGGGCAAGAAACGCCATCCATTCACTTATGGACCTGTCCCCGCGTGAGGCGCTGGTGAAGAGGAACGGAGAGGAGGTCGTCCTGCCCGTGGAGGATGTATGGCTGGGGGACATCGTGCTGGTAAAGCCCTCGGAAAGGATTCCGCTAGACGGTATAGTCACGGATGGCTATTCCTACGTGAACCAGGCCCCTATCACCGGTGAGTCAACGCCCGTAAAGAAGTATCTGGGGCAGGAAGTCTTTGCCGGCACGATCAACAAAGACGGCGCCCTGGAGTTCCGTGTAAACCACCTCGCGAAGGATACGACACTTGCCCACATAGCCCACCTGGTTGAGGAGTGCCAGTCACAGAGGGCGCCGTTCCAGAGTTTTGTGGAGAAATTTGTGCGTGTATACACCCCGACGGTAATAACCCTCGCGATACTGGTGGCAACCGTTCCGCCCCTCGTTATGGGGACCGCCTTTTCACCCTGGGTCTATAAGGGGCTGGTGCTGTTGGTTATATCCTGTCCCTGCGCGCTCGTCATAGCCACGCCCGTGAGCCTGCTCTCAGGGATTACCTGCGCGGCAAGAAACGGTGTCCTCATAAAGGGAGGCATGCATCTGGAAGAAGCGGGCCAAATAAAGGCAATCGCCTTTGACAAGACGGGTACGCTCACAAGGGGTATCCCGGAGGTAATCGACGTGCTCCCTCTGGCAGCAGACTCAATATCCCGGGACAGGCTCCTCAGTATAGCCGCATCGATTGAATTAAGGAGTGAACACCACCTCGGCAGCGCCATAGTCCGGACGGCGAGGAGGGGTGACATAAAACTCATGGAGCCGACCGTCTTTCAGGCCATCCCCGGAAAGGGCGCCTTCGCAGACATAGAAGGAAAGAGGTATTACATAGGAAACATGAAACTCTTCAGGGACCTGGGAACGCCCATATCGCACGTAGAATCCAAGCTCTCAGGACTCCAGACACAGGGTAAGACGGTTATGCTCGTAGGAGAGGCCGGCGGCCTGCTGGGTATAATCACGGTAGCGGACGAGGTGCGTAAGTCCGGCATAAAGGCGCTGCCGGAGCTGAAACAAAACGGCATAAATAAGATTCTGATGCTTACCGGAGATAACAACGGCACGGCGAAGGTTATCGCCGGGAGACTCGCCGTTGATGAATACTTTGCGGAACTCATGCCGGAGGACAAGGTAACGGCGGTAAGGGAGTGTATAAAGAAATACGGCAAGACGGCCATGGTGGGAGACGGGGTGAATGACGCGCCGGCCATGGCGGCGGCAACACTGGGTATTGCAATGGGCACGGCAGGAACCGACACCGCCCTGGAGACGGCGGACATCGCGCTTATGTCTGACGACCTCTCGAAGCTGCCGTTCGCCTTCGGTCTGAGCCGCCGCACGCTGGGGGTCATTAAGGAAAACATCGCCTTCGCCCTCATAATAAAGGCCGTGTTCCTCGGCCTTATAATCCCCGGCTGGACAACGCTGTGGATGGCGGTGGGGGCCGACATGGGCGCCTCGCTCCTGGTAATATTTAACGGCCTCAGGCTGTTGAGGTATAATTATCGGTGA
- a CDS encoding metalloregulator ArsR/SmtB family transcription factor gives MPKQILQKRTKIKEDICDTHYINRERVQYVEKRMQADGVVVRLAETFQVLGDPTRIKIIFALSQKELCVCDLAGLLRLSSSAVSHQLRVLRNMRLVKYRKEGRVAYYSLDDSHISRLFDEGLRHVKES, from the coding sequence ATGCCCAAACAAATACTGCAAAAGCGAACGAAGATAAAGGAAGACATCTGCGACACGCACTACATCAACCGCGAGAGGGTGCAGTACGTAGAGAAGCGGATGCAGGCCGACGGCGTGGTGGTCAGGCTGGCCGAGACCTTCCAGGTGCTGGGAGACCCCACCCGGATAAAGATAATCTTCGCGCTGTCACAGAAGGAACTCTGCGTCTGCGACCTGGCGGGCCTGTTGCGCCTGTCGAGTTCCGCCGTCTCTCACCAGCTCAGGGTGCTCAGGAATATGAGGCTGGTAAAATACCGGAAGGAAGGCCGTGTCGCGTACTATTCCCTGGACGACTCGCACATCAGCAGGCTCTTTGACGAGGGCCTCAGACACGTTAAGGAATCGTGA
- a CDS encoding type 1 glutamine amidotransferase gives MEPLRGKKILILVEDLYEDLEGWYPKLRLLEAGAEVVVAGPEKKTYRGKNGNYPMPADCRVDEVNWEEFDAVIIPGGYAPDRLRCYDSVLKVVRAMGEAGRVIAPICHGAWVPISAGVVKGKRMTCYRTIKDDVINAGAVYEDKPVVVDGNMISSRFPADLPDFLKAIISKLKES, from the coding sequence ATGGAACCACTCAGGGGCAAGAAGATCCTTATCCTGGTGGAGGACCTGTATGAAGACCTGGAGGGATGGTATCCCAAACTGAGGCTGCTGGAGGCGGGGGCGGAGGTGGTGGTCGCGGGTCCTGAGAAGAAGACATACCGCGGCAAGAACGGTAATTATCCCATGCCGGCAGACTGCCGCGTGGATGAGGTGAACTGGGAAGAATTTGACGCGGTAATCATCCCCGGAGGGTATGCCCCCGACAGGCTCAGGTGTTACGACAGCGTGCTCAAGGTGGTAAGGGCCATGGGCGAGGCGGGCAGGGTGATTGCGCCCATATGCCACGGCGCCTGGGTGCCGATATCGGCAGGCGTGGTAAAGGGCAAGAGGATGACGTGTTACCGCACCATTAAAGATGACGTCATAAACGCCGGCGCCGTCTATGAGGACAAGCCGGTGGTCGTCGACGGCAATATGATAAGCTCCCGTTTTCCGGCCGACCTTCCGGATTTTTTGAAGGCGATTATATCCAAGCTCAAGGAATCATAA